A stretch of DNA from Hydrogenophaga sp. SL48:
GCCGATGCACACCGGCTCCGTCACCTCGGGCCGAGGCGGCGATCTGCGGATGTTTGGCGCCAGGTTGTGGAAGTCGGTGTCGGTCACCAGACCGGCGCCCACCAGCGAATGGCGACCGATCGACACCGATTGCATGCAATTGATCTTGGTGGCGTTGAGCACCACCCCTTGCTCCACCCGGACGCGGCCACGTCCGTAGATGCGCACGCCCATGATCACGTTCACACCCTGCGCCAGTTCGACCACAGCCGAACCCCACACTTCCAGGGTGTCGGCGATCACCGAGCCTTCACCGATGCGGAGCTGGCAATCTTTGTGCAGGGAAATCCGGCCAAGGAGACGGACCCCTGGGTGGATGGTGATGCGGGCGCCGTATCGACCGATGAGCCAGCGCCGGTAGATCCGGCTGCGGAGCTTTTGCCACTGGGCCACGACCCTGGCCCCCACGGTTTCGACGAGCTTTCGAACGGCCATCAATCAGCCCGCAGGCTTGAACGCCAGCGCTGCGGTCGCCGCAACGGGCAGGGAATGGAACGGCATGGGCAGAAGTATGGCATCCCGTTCGGGCCCGCACATCAAGGCGGAAGCGGTTATGCC
This window harbors:
- a CDS encoding acyltransferase, whose translation is MAVRKLVETVGARVVAQWQKLRSRIYRRWLIGRYGARITIHPGVRLLGRISLHKDCQLRIGEGSVIADTLEVWGSAVVELAQGVNVIMGVRIYGRGRVRVEQGVVLNATKINCMQSVSIGRHSLVGAGLVTDTDFHNLAPNIRRSPPRPEVTEPVCIGANVWVGYGCIVLKGVTIGDDSVVGAGSVVRSSVPAGVVVSGNPATLVKTFDLSDRSS